Within Oncorhynchus keta strain PuntledgeMale-10-30-2019 chromosome 3, Oket_V2, whole genome shotgun sequence, the genomic segment agctagacACTAGTCTCTTGTTGTGTTttctaggtagctagctagtagctagacACTAGTCTCTTGTTGTGTTTTCTAGGTAGCTACCTAGTAGCTGGCATTTTCTGCATTAATGTCTTTCTACGGACTCCCTGGCTGTCTTTGTGTTCCAGGGGTGTCAGAACAGAGACCCGTCTGATCAGAGCCAGGAAGATGGCTTGTCTGTGGCTAACGATAGGCAGTCTGCAGCCCCACCGGCCGTAGTCAACGTAGGAACAGACCTTATACTGTCATAGACCTGTTTATAGACAATGCATCCCATGAGAAAACATCAACTTGTATTGGATTTAATAGTATGTTCCTCACTATTTCTCCCATTTGATTCTACAGTCTAAGACCCCAGACAAGAACCGCCACAAAAAGCCCAAAGACGTGAAGCCTAAGGTGAAGAAGCTGAAGTACCACCAGTACATCCCTCCGGACCAGAAGGCCGAGAAGTCCCCTCCTCCCATGGACTCGGCCTATACCAGGCTCCTGCAGCAACAACAGCTCTTCCTACAGCTGCAGATCCTCAGCCAAcagaaacatgcacacacacattcgcaCACACACTCGCAGTACACACACTCCCGACATGCCCAACACACACAGCAACGCCAGCATAGCTTCAACTACCAGCCTCTGCACCAGCCGGCCCTAGCCCAGAAGTGAGTACCTCGGATAGGgagtggtctaaccctaaccccatgtcTCAGATCTGGCCTTCAATTGACTAAATGTTGCATAATATTGTTGCCTTTTTTGGTGTTTATCTCCCAGAGATCTTCTGTTCCCCTATCTGTAGACAATCCAGTGAGCAGCCGATGGTGTGTACCTCGAGTGTTCCTACTAACACAGTCAACAGTAGCTCCTTGTCTTCAGTGAAGACCACATACTCCGGTCAAACCAACGTCTCATCAGTCAAACCTGCTCctctcccacctaacctggatGACCTGAAGGTGggtactctctctctccgtaGAGTGAGGAAAATATTCCTTAGTACAAGTTGGAAAGAGAACTCAcatactgtttctctctctctctctctctatatccatcCAACAGGTGTCAGAGCTCAGACAGCAGCTGCGTATCCGGGGCATGCCAGTCTCAGGAACCAAGATGGCCCTCATCGAGAGACTCTGCCCCTTCAAGGACCACACCTCAAGCCCCTCCCATTCAGGCTCCAATGACATCACCACGATCACCTTCCCTGTCACCCCCACGGGGTCCCTGTCCTCCTACCAGTCCCCCTCTTCCTCAAGCACCCTCTCCCAGGGCGGGTATTATCCCTACCCCAGCACTTCCTCCACCCCACCCATATCCCCCGCTTCCTCAGACCTCTCCCTCAGCGGCTCACTCCCAGACAGCTTCAGCGGCATGCCCATGTCCTCCTCGTCACTGTTTTGCATCCAGCCGTCCCCAGGCCAGCTCAGCGCTGAGGAAGGCCAGGGGGGACGGGGTTTGAGCGGGGTAGGACTGCAGGGAGGGGAGGTTGAAGGAATGGAACGGGAGAAGGATAAGATTTTGGTGGAAAAACAGAAAGTGATTGAGGAGCTGACGTGGAAATTGCACCAGGAACAGAGACAGGTGGGTAAACCACACCTGCTGTTAACAGCCTGTTGTTCAACAGCTGACCTACTGTTAACAGCCTGTTGTTCAACAGCTGACCTACTGTTAACAGTCTGTTGTTCAACAGCTGACCTACTGTTAACAGCCTGTTGTTCAACAGCTGACCTACTGTTAACAGCCTGTTGTTCAACAGCTGATCTACTGTTAACAGCCTGTTGTTCAACAGCTGACCTACTGTTAACAGCCTGTTGTTCAACAGCTGACCTACTGTTAACAGCCTGTTGTTCAACAGCTGATCTACTGTTAACAGCCTGTTGTTCAACAGCTGATCTACTGTTAACAGCCTGTTGTTCAACAGCTGACCTGACCTACTAACAGCCTGTTGTTAACAGCCTGTTGTTCAACAGCTGATCTACTGTTAACAGCCTGTTGTTGTTCAACAGCTGACCTACTGTTAACAGCCTGTTGTTCAACAGCTGACCTACTGTTAACAGTCTGTTGTTCAACAGCTGACCTACTGTTAACAGCCTGTTGTTCAACAGCTGTTAACagcctgttgttactgttactgttaacaGCCTGTTGTTCAACAGCTGATCTACTGTTAACAGCCTGTTGTTGTTCTGTTAACAGCCTGTTGAGCCTACTGTTAACAGCCTGTTGTTCAACAGCTGATCTACTGTTAACAGCCTGTTGTTCAACAGCTGACCTACTGTTAACAGCCTGTTGTTCAACAGCTGACCTAGCCTGTTGTTAGCTGACACTGTTAACAGCCTGTTGTTCAACAGCTGACCTACTGTTAACAGCCTGTTGTTCAGCTGACAGGTGGAGTTGATCTACTGTTAACAGCCTGTTGTTCACAGCTGATGTTAACAGTTGCACACAGAGCTGGTTAAAGCCGTTTGCCATGGCGCCACACAGGAGGGTGTCCTGGCTCCATCCCAGccccaccacctccccctccagcaATCCCTGTCCCTGATGGGGCAGCACTTCTTTGGGGTGACAGTCAAGCAGGAGCCCATGTCCCTCTCCTCCAGctgccccttctcctcccccaagCACCTAAAGAGTCTTCCAGGAAGCTGCATGGAGGAGATGGGCCATTGCGGTGCCTCCCTGCCCAGTATGGGGGGCCCTGATGGGCCACGATGCCTGGACCAGACCCCCTCCTCTGGAAGTCCCTCAGGCATGTGTGCCTTCCTGAGTCCCCAGTGCTCTCCTGAAGACTCGCCCATTACCAAGAAGTCCAACAGCCCCCAGCCTTCCTGCCCCAACAACCCCTACCTGCTGTCACTGCCGCTGGGCAGAGACAGGTGCAGCCAGCCCCTCAACCAGGCCAGCACCAGGCCCTGCAACATGCAGGTATGCCTTAGGCAGTACGTTTGTTATATTGTTTGTTGTGACTCTATTCTCAGGGGTCATgatcaggggcgcaactttggttttagaattGGGGAAGGGGGACATTTTCCAGTCGGATAAACACTTCAAAAAGTCTACCTGATTCCCTCggaggcgtccgcatggtcctgAAGCACACCACAGTCTCgtttttgtatcacattccaatgataaaactgggggggggCAAGAATTCAATTTCTGAATGTGGGGGAGACATGCCCCCCGCCCACTGTGCCCTTGGTCATGATAGTCATGTATGCTCTCCTAACAGATTCACCAGAAGAATGAAGGCCAGGCTGTAAACTGCTCCTATCCCTCTGACCAGAGAGGGCTTCAGTCAGCGCTCCCCAACTCAGCCGACAACAGCCTGAACCACAGGGTCAACCTTAAGTCCAAGAACCCAAATATGCAGCAGGTGAGAGCTATTCTTCTGTCTGAACTTGGTCTGTGGCGGATTTACGTGGTTATGTGTCACATATCCACCCATCACATTTCTGCCTTCCATTCATGTGTTGCTTCTCTCTAAAACTTCCATCATGAGGTTCATGATACTCTTCACAACTCAATCTTTTGAGAAAGATGAAGCTGTTCCCAGCTGTTCCCTCCCACTATATCCTTTTGAGCTAGAGATCAAATTTTCTCAGTAACTCCACAACTTTTTTTAATCTTGTTTTTTAATCAGGATTCGTAGATTAAAATTTCTTACACTAAATCAAATCAGTAATACAACCTTTTTCGCCTTTCATATAGATACCTATATTGCCCTGTCCCCAGCACGTTGGCCAAAAGTGCCCGGTCTCGTCCCCCGCCTTCTGTAGCTCAGATTCAGCCGCATCCGACTCTAGGCAGCCCCCTTGCTATGAGGATGCAGTCAAGCAGGTAAACTAAATGATACACCAAACTCTGCTCCTGATCATGGCTGGCCAACGCTTTTTGTTTCATTGTTGTAACCTCCgaggtgtcctctctctctctctctcgctttgtttATCCATCCATCACATTGCACCCGTGACCAAGTTTGACTGTTTCTTCAGAGCTGACTGCTGTGTGGTTGTGTTATGTAGAGTTGTGGTTGCCGACAGCAATAACATCAATAGTATATCCATATTACAATCACAATCTTTGGACTGGGTCTAAATAATTGATAAAAGCACAAATGTAACAAGTCTTAATAACATttgtattcttttttttttagcaaCTGACCAGAAGTCAGCAGATGGATGAGCTTCTGGATGTGCTCATAGAGAGTGGAGGTGGGTGAACTGACTCAGAATCAGTCTCAAATGTGTGTGATGTATACAATTGTGTAGTCTTAGAAATTGGGTAGCGATATAGCTGTCAGTGCATGTTGTTGCTATGATTACCAATGACTAATGGCTTAGTAACTTCAGCAATTTAGTCCCCCTGCATAAGGTACTAGTCAGTTTGTCTGCCTACGCACCATCCTTCGCCCCTTAGTTAAGTAACTCCAGATTTCCCTCTTACATGGGTATTAAATCACACTCTGTGCTGTGactccccctccccccatcctCTTCCTTCAAGAGATACCAGCTAAcgccagagaagagagggagaggtccTCTGTAACCAAAGTTGTGCCTCACATTACAGTGTCCCCTGGAACCACCGACCTTGCCGACCCAAAGTTCCACCGAAGACACTATGAACACCTGTCCCCCTCCCAGCTCAATTACGACCACACAGCCAATCACATTGCAGACAGCCACCTGGAGACCCTGCTGGGAAGCCCTCTAGGCCGAGGGGGTGAGGTCGCCCTTCTCAAGATGGTCATAGAGGAAtcagggcagggagaggagggggatattGGACTAGAGGGCTACCCCGGCCCgaaccaccaccaccaggacaaACTGCTCTCCAACAGGGGCCTGATGGAAACCCCAACACCTCTATCTCCCATCCACTCCAAAGTGACGTCTGTGGCCGAGGTGCAGGGGATGGTCGGCATGACGTTTAGCGAGTCGCCGTGGGAGACGATGGAATGGCTGGACCTGACGCCCCCGAGCTTGGCTACGGGATTCAGCTCTGTCCCTCCCACCGGGTCAAGCATCTTCAACACAGAGTTCCTGGACGTTACAGACATCAACCTGAATACAGCCATGGACCTTCATCTAGAACACTGGTGAAACACCGGAGACTAGCAACCtacaaaaataacaatattttatTAATTCAGCAGACTCTCttttccagagtgacttacaggggCAATTAGGTGCCTTGCTCTGAGTTTTCACcgagtcggctcagggattcaaaccagcaaccttttggttactggccttaCGCTCTTAACCGGTGGACTACCTGCCAGCCCCCAACACAGCAGGATACATGCTAGCTACCTGGAAAACACAACAAAAGACTATAGTgtctagctactagctagctacctagaaAACACAAGAGACTATAGTGtctactagctagctacctagaaACCACAACAATAAACTATAGTGTCTACTAGCTAGCTCCCTAGAAAACACAACATTAGACTAGTgtctagctactagctagctacctagaaAACACAACAAGAAACTATAGCGtctactagctagctacctagaaAACAGAACAAGAAACTAGTGtctactagctagctacctagaaAACGCATCAGTAGACTCGTgtctagctactagctagctacctagaaAACACGAGACTGTTGtctactagctagctacctagaaAACACAACAGGAAACTGTAGTGTCTACTAGCTAGCTACGTATAAAACACAACAAGAAACTATGGTGtctactagctagctacctagaaAACACAACAAGAAACTATAGTGACTAGCTACCTAGAAaacctgctaaatgacttaaatgtaatgtaaaaacacaacaagATACTAGTgtctagctactagctagctacctagaaAACACAACAATAGACTATAGTgtctagctagtagctagttaccTAGAAAGCACAACAAGAAACTATAGTGTCTACAAGCTAGCTACCTAGAAAACACAACAAGAGATGATAGTgtctagctactagctagttacCTAGAAAACACAACAAGAGACTATAGTGTCTACTAGCTAGATACCTAGAAAACACAACAATAGACTATAGTGTCTAGCCACTAGCTAGTTACCTAGAAAACACAACAAGAGACTATAATGTCTAGCTACTACCTAGCTACCTAGAAAACACATCAATAGACTCGTGTCTAGCTACTAACTAGGTACCTAGAAAACACAACAAGAAACTATAGTGtctactagctagctacctagaaAACACAAGAGACTGTTGtctactagctagctacctagaaAACACAACAAGAGACTATAGTGtctactagctagctacctagaaAACACAATAGACTGTAGCGtctactagctagctacctagaaAACACAACAAGAGACTATAGTGTCTAACTACTAGCTAGCTAAGCTACCTAAACATAACAATAGACTATAGTAGCTAGCTACCAAGAAAACAACAAGATACTATAGTCTACTAGCTAGCTGCCTAGAAAACACAAGAGACTAaggtaaactcaccccattccatacaaatgtgcgcaaccgcgACATTCAAAAGAGGctgcaaagaaaactaatgggactgtagtgaatgtgttgacttcaaaatctggggtgtgaactaggtttctattcaagcgttgatcgacatggtaatggctctataatATAGGAGAACATTTTAAATAACGGACCATCCGTTACATCGtgacgtgtcatgtcgtaacgtacagcacgcataaagctaCTATTTCTgttttacaatctctctccaccaggtgtagcacgtctctcatcctttaaaaacaagacagggtcgggggtaagggggggatacctagtcattttttgcgtTGTCACTGTAAGCGATCACGATTCTCAAAAAAAACTGTTTACCTCTAAGATCACTTTAAAACCATCCTAAAAAcctgattcaaattcgacacaaaccttcaaataggtatgtaatgacatattatataaactctttatagtgttttattgacattttagaggcgataaggtgatacaTTGGACAGATTGAGTGGGGGGAAAAACCATTTTCACAcacgacatctctccttctcactatcacgcattagtttagcTTCCCCACCCGCCAAAGACCCGAAGGAGCTCTTTGCCTTCTTGAGTCATGTAGAAACGGGCAGCATGGAGGTCATGTCATTGATtgtgttggaaaggggagaaattgtgttttacaatggtattgacattacagttgatctggaagtattacatttttgggggcgctaaaataaggtcaattgtacggaccaaggcgatgtacaaaCGTGAGTGAGATTACATTAGTGTCTAGCTAAagttactagctagctaacgtaaacttgcgtaaactcgtacatcgccttggtccgtacaattgcccgTATTTTAGCacccaaaaacgtaatacttccagatcaactgtaatgtcaataccattgtaaagcacaatttctcccctttccaacagaataAATGACATGACCTCcacgctgcccgtttctgcatgaTTCAAGAAGGCAATGAGCCCTGTctggtctttttaaaaatggcgggtggggaagtgaaactcaaatcaaatcaaatttatttatatagcccttcgtacatcagctgatatctcaaagtgctgtacagaaacccagcctaaaaccccaaacagcaagcaatgaaaactccctagaaaggccaaaaccaaggaagaaacctagagaggaaccaggctatgtggggtggccagtcctcttctggctgtgccgggtggagattataacagaacatggccaagatgttcaaatgttcataaatgaccagcatgatcgaataataacaaggcagaacagttgaaactggagcagcagcacagtcaggtggaccggggacagcaaggagtcatcatgtcaggtagtcctggggcacggtcctagggctcaggtcctccgagagagagagagaaagaaagagagaattagagagaacatatgtggggtggcccgtcctcttctggctgtgccgggtggagattataacagaacatggccaagatgttcaaatgttcataaatgaccagcatggtcgaataatagtaaggcagaacagttgaaactggagcagcagcatggccaggtggactggggacagcactaatgcgtgatagtgagaaggagagatgtcgtgtggtaaaatggctttttttcactcgatctgtccaacttatcaccttatcgcctctaaaatgtcaataaaacactataaagactTTATATAACGTGTCATCACATACCTatttgaatcgggtttttagggcggttaaagtgatcttagaagtaaacagcggctttgagaatgatgatcgcatgcaatgatgacgcAAAAAATAACTAGGTACCCCCCCTACCCCCTGTCACTGTCCATTAAAAGCAGTATGACTCTGGATAGTTCCAACAACAACGATGTTCATTAAATGAATACTacgaccccccaaaaaaatattacAACGTTGCCTTAAGAAATCTATAGAATATATGCAAGTAGTTTCGTACAGTTTTAATGAATATGCCACCTAGACTTGAAGATACATATTTTGACAATCAATGTGTTATTTGTGAACAGTGAGTATTTGTTTTTATTACTGGAAACCAAAAGGAGATTACAAACTGATTTAGATGACATCGAATGCCACATTTGTAAATATTATATTGTTCGTGACGGAGACAAGTTGAGGTCTGGATATTTGCCTGTGGTGTGGGAGAGAACACTTTAGAAACTATCACATAATCAAATGTGTCATTTTAGTATGTCGTTTGATATTTTCTATGTAAATATTTCAAAATCTCACATTTTGCACCTTGATTAGGCATAGATTGGCACACTTTGCTTAAACCTAGAATGTATTTGCAGTTAAAGAAAGTTCCATGCAAgtgtttgttgtgttttttttctcacaCTTTACTAGTGGATTTATTTACAATATAATAATATGAAGGCTAAATATGTACCTTTAGTGTGGAAAACCCCTTTGTCTCAGTTTCGATAAAAGTGTCTTCAGATGCAGAAATGCATGGATTGTAGGACGAGAGGGCAATATTTAACTCAAGACTGTGCCTTAAACACTTCACAACAAGAACGCTCTTGGTATTTCAAATGGAGCACTCTGTCCATATCCCATCACACCAAACAATGCTGTTACTCGGGTCACACAAAGCATCCACAATCATTCAAGACAACATGAATGTGGAACGCTATGGTACTTGCACAGTGCGCCACCTTTATCACGCGGCTTTGATAAATCACATCACATTTTTAGTGCAAGGATCCATCATAGTAAGTCAGAAGTATGGCAATAAAATCTGTCTGAATGTCATCctatattatttttattatttatttattgttttgtatttgacCTTTGGAAAATTCACCCATTTATATCTTAGAGAGACTCACTTCTTAGTTATTTATTTttcatgtattttttatttatacatTGATCATGTTTATATTTGACATTCCTTTATGATAAAATTAGATTAACATAAACTCATATTCTGCCTTTTTGATCTTGCATTGTTCTTCCCAAAAAATATGTTTTCCATGGAGAACAATATGGATGTAAAAGTAGTGCATATGCAGAGTAAATATCCATTCTTACCAATACTAACTGTGAATCTAGCACAGAATAATCCCTGTTCCATATGTCAAAGTACGTGTGACCTTTTTATAAACTTGTTTCCATAGCCACCGTTATGCTGCAGAGGTTTAGGGTAGGATCTGTAGAATGATTATGAATCAGGAATGAAAAATAGTTTACTTAGATGTAAATATACCAAAATAACTACCCATCTGCGGTACATGTATGATGTGGTCTATAGCTAAACAAATAGGGACAGTTAGAATATGTAAACGTAACTATGGGTATAATTTTAAGATAATTTTAAGACCATGGCTGTGGGAACCCATGTTTCACTGACCTTTTTTTTGTTGAGCGCGAAAGGTCCCTAAGCTTCTGCTCACGTGCGGATCATGTTCTGCGCACATGTTTCTTTACCTTACGCACACATTTGTGTGGTGTCTTTCCCTTCACATTCCGCACCGTCAATCgtgaatgatatatatatattgtttttagtTTTACCGGTGAAACGTCCATGCAGCATCTGTTTTGGCCACATGAGAGAAATATTCGGGTGCGGTTTTTGTTTCACAGTAACGTTATAATATGTCATTATATTCCGTTCTGTTAGTAGTCTACATATTATTGTGATCTTGCAGACATAACTTTATTAAATCAGCAGCATTCGCCAGAGTAGCCTGTTCTCTACTGGTAGAGGACAAGCAAATGCCAGAAGCGTCAAGACTTTTAATGCTCTGAAAAAAAGGTCAGTGGGAAGCCACTCCGTAATTTAACCACCATGgtgccaatgagactgtctgagATATTGTGATGGTTAGGTCATCTGACCGCTGCTCTACCATTGGCGCAGGCGTGGCTCATTGAGGTTCCCATGGTTACTCTATGGTTGGCTCATTGAGGTTCCCATGGTTACTCTATGGTTGTCTTATTAAGGTTCTGTTTAGTTCATCTGACCACTGCTCTACCATTGGTGCAGGCGTGGCTCATTGAGGTTCCCATGGTTACTCTATGGTTGGCTCATTGAGGTTCCCATGGTTACTCTATGGTTGTCTTATTAAGGTTCTGTTTAGGTCATCTGACCACTGCTCTACCATTGGTGCAGGCGTGGCTCATTGAGGTTCCCATGGTTACTCTATGGTTGGCTCATTGAGGTTCCCATGGTTACTCTATGGTTGTCTTATTAAGGTTCTGTTTAGGTCATCTGACCACTGCTCTACCATTGGCGCAGGCTTGGCTCATATGGATTCACTTCAGGAACACGAACTAGAGCTGTTTTCAAGGAATGACTTTAAGGTTCTGCCTCGAAGAAAAGAGGTTGTGTTCCCCTGCTCAGACATTgcatgtggttagctgatacgtAAAAATACCTGTccaggcgttgtaagatctgACATGCGGTCAGCAACGTCTGAACAGAGGAACACGACCAGAATCTTCACAGTCTCTGTTCAATGTACACCGAAATGCAGAAGAACGTTCAAAACACTAACTTTGTCTTGGATTGGCTATCAGTCAGATTTGGTTCAGTATCATTGTTATTTGATTGATTTATtttttgaccaaatatttatctCAAACAACTTTTTTCCCCTCTTGTTACTTTAAACTGTTGCACCCTTATTTATAGGATTTCACCCAAGATCAGTTGAGTTTTGTCACCACGCCATTAGGCATTTACAACAGCCACACAGGTCATGTGATCCACCCTGATCACCTGATGTAGAGGGATAtgactctcttttctctttttacATAAAACATTTCACATCTGACAAAAAGCTTCCCTGTTGCTTGGCCACTGAACAGCTTTCCATAGCAGTGCATTACTGTAGAAGAGAAAGCAATAAACTTTAAACACAAATAATCATTGTTTCTGTGTGGTACCTTTGTCTACGACCCAGGTTCACAATACAGCGCTATGTATTTTCTCAATGTGaactttattatttttttttttacccttgaTCAATATACAATATCATACTCATTGCCCTTAACATTGTATGATCTATAATATGAACATTCCAATAAATTGCAATTCACCATGTAATCATAAGTTTTCCACATCTCAGCTTATAAGAGCATAGGCTTCTTCAGATGCAAAGTTTAGAACTATTCAGACAGAAACGCAATGAATAGAGACGACTGGATTCCGTACTCCACATAACAGGGAATCAGGTCAGGTCTATGTAGTACATTTCTATCCGAATATTCTGTAAATTTCCTCTCTCCTGAATAAACTGCATATGTACGCGACATTTCTGTACGAAACACTTGTCCCTGACCCCTGGCTTTTCCAAGGGGGCATTTCGTGAAGCACAATTTAGCTTCATGAAATGTTAGCCAGCCACATTTCCTAAACATTCAAAAACAATTGTGTATTTTTCTAGTTCTTAATATCACATATAGTAACCTGGGAGTTACATCTGAAAGGGTCATTGAAGTTATCTGGCAAACGCATCGACTGCTTAGTGA encodes:
- the LOC118368752 gene encoding myocardin-like, encoding MNAVKTTELSVHSKENRQSPGHLKTKEDNEDPQDKKDLSNHTTRKKPSTNVSRKVLQFRLQQRRTGKQLADQGIMPLKHGTLPKQEDSYAFEEDSSSDSLSPEQIHSSSLSPEQPHSDESQGSACPSFEAMGSTPSSSSSPALTRPRQGCQNRDPSDQSQEDGLSVANDRQSAAPPAVVNSKTPDKNRHKKPKDVKPKVKKLKYHQYIPPDQKAEKSPPPMDSAYTRLLQQQQLFLQLQILSQQKHAHTHSHTHSQYTHSRHAQHTQQRQHSFNYQPLHQPALAQKQSSEQPMVCTSSVPTNTVNSSSLSSVKTTYSGQTNVSSVKPAPLPPNLDDLKVSELRQQLRIRGMPVSGTKMALIERLCPFKDHTSSPSHSGSNDITTITFPVTPTGSLSSYQSPSSSSTLSQGGYYPYPSTSSTPPISPASSDLSLSGSLPDSFSGMPMSSSSLFCIQPSPGQLSAEEGQGGRGLSGVGLQGGEVEGMEREKDKILVEKQKVIEELTWKLHQEQRQLHTELVKAVCHGATQEGVLAPSQPHHLPLQQSLSLMGQHFFGVTVKQEPMSLSSSCPFSSPKHLKSLPGSCMEEMGHCGASLPSMGGPDGPRCLDQTPSSGSPSGMCAFLSPQCSPEDSPITKKSNSPQPSCPNNPYLLSLPLGRDRCSQPLNQASTRPCNMQIHQKNEGQAVNCSYPSDQRGLQSALPNSADNSLNHRVNLKSKNPNMQQIPILPCPQHVGQKCPVSSPAFCSSDSAASDSRQPPCYEDAVKQQLTRSQQMDELLDVLIESGEIPANAREERERSSVTKVVPHITVSPGTTDLADPKFHRRHYEHLSPSQLNYDHTANHIADSHLETLLGSPLGRGGEVALLKMVIEESGQGEEGDIGLEGYPGPNHHHQDKLLSNRGLMETPTPLSPIHSKVTSVAEVQGMVGMTFSESPWETMEWLDLTPPSLATGFSSVPPTGSSIFNTEFLDVTDINLNTAMDLHLEHW